TGTAAAGGCGCCCCTTTCATACCCGAATAGTTCACTTTCAAGGAGGGTCTCAGGTATTGCCGCGCAATTTACCTTTACAAGGGGCTGGTTTTTCCTCTCGCTCGACTCATGGATGAGATTTACCACAACCTCTTTACCCACACCACTTTCGCCCTGAATAATACAGGTAGAGTCTGTCTTCGCTATCCTCACAATAAGGCTTGCGACCTCTTGCATCTTTTCACTTGAATAGATAAACGCCTCGCTTTTAAATCTATCCTTCAATGTCTCCTTTAATACCCTGTTTTCATGGATTAGATGCTTTTTTTCCTCTATCTTTTTTATCTTAAAAAGAAGGTCGTCGATATCTATAGGTTTTGTTAAATACTCGGATGCCCCTGCCTTTAGTGCATCCACCGCATTTTCTATACTTCCGAAGGCTGTGATCATGATTACCTCGACCTCAGGATTAATTTCCTTTAACCTTTTGAGTAACGTAAGCCCGTCAATATCGGGAAGTTTGTAGTCAAGGAGCACAATCTCAAGGGTCTCTTCTTTAAATATCTTTGTTGCTGCATCTCCGTCCCCTGCTTCTTTTGTTTTGTAGCCTTCCTTTTTTAAAAGCCCCCCGAGAAGGGACCTCTGTGCGTCTTCATCTTCGACAATCAATATACTTGCTTTATCCATATGAATATCCTTTCCCAACATTTAGTGGCATGAAATAACCAATAACCAAGCTACAAATTCCAAACTTTTGGTTATTCATCT
This sequence is a window from Pseudomonadota bacterium. Protein-coding genes within it:
- a CDS encoding response regulator, with translation MDKASILIVEDEDAQRSLLGGLLKKEGYKTKEAGDGDAATKIFKEETLEIVLLDYKLPDIDGLTLLKRLKEINPEVEVIMITAFGSIENAVDALKAGASEYLTKPIDIDDLLFKIKKIEEKKHLIHENRVLKETLKDRFKSEAFIYSSEKMQEVASLIVRIAKTDSTCIIQGESGVGKEVVVNLIHESSERKNQPLVKVNCAAIPETLLESELFGYERGAFT